From Brassica oleracea var. oleracea cultivar TO1000 chromosome C3, BOL, whole genome shotgun sequence, a single genomic window includes:
- the LOC106334671 gene encoding chromatin modification-related protein EAF1 A-like isoform X2: MHGSVSGYVLVNAEVDSMGGVIDSGGGGIGLKTSPTAIEKAQAELRQEYDVREERRRELEFLEKGGNPLDFKFGVATSLSFQSTSLTDQQAEHFLNSEVKDSFAMTASPHGDSAESSGRPAVPTVSEPNTADNLLLFDSGNKSVEGEHSSKYPNRQNRTSESERSSKANTNQDTKETEDSAIFRPYARRNRTKINRDPARSSSMDLIQNRGGLATSLSARRGSVDGKGCIPDAANQKDKQTTSVSCPVFGNSNGTIVPTNVAPTNLLNTKVDGEPIVRESAAVSRTSLMKDEADITCRKSSADLPFEEAGKKADLVLNSTEIGSPKAAVIAGQKNNYTQSNELGDSTGEKESLTDRGAAGTKGLEPSRANKLEVDVDTERGLYRVDKLDSDENSVQKASRVEGLLNHTVGELMIEDETGRSTTITGECSPTRELQINSVKIENENYRSTPELQNEEKYSDTENGKEGGSVLANNPSSSLHPAIPQASVDANSSVVGNNVLSGTDVEALKHQPSSDGGSKVLDNVKEDSILEEARIIQLKRRRIAELSCGTAPLEVREKCQWDFVLEEMAWLANDFAQERLWKMTAAAQICHRLALTSQLRLEKQIQYRKLKNIASILSNAVLEFWSSVEVPRELEETNLRNNKETSQESNCDSGRKCFAAGVREYASRFLKYNNSSVPYHSAAPSTPDHVCGPEILDVSLADHQLTEESLFYSVPSGAMKVYQISIETHLARCEYGNSMKEEVDTSGYDAAGDIEYDVTAFDEDEGETSAYYLPRAFECSKSFNLSHKKRKNLMKSHSARSYDLGADYVNYTGGSNSSNLMAKRPGSNINAGSVPTRVRTASRPRIVGSFGYATAGSLPVPSKTDASSGDTGFFQDEQSSLPGGSAFQKGTEVESSGTFEKQLPYDMAETSGKPKKKKKIHLGSAYDQTWHLDSSVHAEQVISLKDHWKKRPENHFDTNGLYGHHAKKQKTTTQLVENNFDGAMGLTGSIPSPAASQMSNMSNSNKCIKFIGSRDRARKIKGLKISSSQHGSGTTWSLFEDQALVVLVHDMGPNWELISDAMNSALKIKCIYRNPIECKERHKILMDKTASDGADSAEDSGTSQSYPSTLPGIPKGSARQLFQRLQGPMEEDTLKSHFEKICLIGKKLHCRKTQNDGRDSKQIVPVHNSQVMALSQVFPNNLNGGVLTPLDLCDASTSGQDLFSLERPGSHPGLPMLNQGTPVLPSSGATPSTSGSSGVVPGNNLPTIPGLHSASPRDGRFNVPGGSLPLDEQHRLQRFNQMSSGKNLQQNSISTHGAVSGSGHCVVPGVNTMGVSGTNRGTPMSRSGFQGIGSPAMPNTVSMMSSGMVGISNTGNINSGRGASPRNSMVRPPREAVQHMMRAAQGNSQRIPAFGSLSSGFTNNQTTSVQSYPGHVSQQHQMPQQSHVLGNSHNPQLQSPSLSHATGAQQDGFALRQRQMHQRYMQQQQQQQLAASNTTVPHGQQQPQGTSISPPPQKSPQTQPPVSPQPLPIPPVSTSPNSAMAQQNPQKSQLPLHGLGRNPQSGALGMNNQSGKQRQRQHHQQSGRQHPHQRQPTQGQQPSKQSKGMGRGNMIHQNITVDQSHLNGFTMPPSSQGTEKGEAVVPVRSDQQLPKAFPGATSPSQQQQQVQLPSDDCIQGQSSPAVSCPSISPAVAPSNHQHLLLHQKQRQVQPTAQRIVHQNHLGNSDLSRKSQAEFVPRVPQSVTNTTSSMSTSKGMPEVSDDSKKVKAVGSTAVPSPNALEPPSNAASVQSAAPKVVNSSNTDLACSKKHLPAGVPCQELKGVIQRQPSLPSVEQRRPKLPEQLTVQNQKHVASDHQPPQLEEAQKLPSPKPPETKVE; encoded by the exons ATGCATGGAAGCGTTTCGGGGTATGTTCTAGTAAATGCTGAGGTTGATTCCATGGGAGGAGTTATCGATAGTGGAGGTGGTGGTATTGGTCTCAAAACGTCTCCCACTGCTATTGAGAAGGCTCAAGCGGAGTTAAG GCAAGAGTATGATGTCCGGGAGGAAAGAAGGAGAGAGTTGGAGTTTCTCGAGAAA GGAGGTAATCCCTTGGATTTCAAGTTTGGTGTTGCAACTTCACTTAGCTTCCAGTCTACATCACTCACAGATCAGCAAGCAGAGCATTTTCTAAACAG TGAAGTCAAGGATAGTTTTGCTATGACTGCCTCACCACATGGAGACTCCGCGGAGAGTAGTGGTAGACCCGCAGTTCCTACAGTTTCTGAACCCAATACAGCGGATAATCTTTTACTGTTTGATTCTGGAAACAAGTCAGTTGAGGGAGAACACAGTTCGAAATATCCTAATAGGCAAAACAGGACGTCAGAGTCAGAACGGTCTTCCAAAGCGAACACCAACCAGGATACCAAAGAAACAGAGGATTCTGCCATCTTTCGACCGTATGCTCGTAGGAACAGAACAAAGATAAATCGGGATCCAGCACGGTCAAGTTCTATGGATTTGATTCAGAACCGTGGTGGTCTTGCAACGTCTCTCTCTGCTCGCAGAGGATCAGTTGACGGAAAGGGTTGTATTCCTGACGCAGCCAATCAAAAGGATAAGCAAACAACCTCTGTGTCTTGTCCAGTATTTGGAAATTCAAATGGTACCATTGTTCCGACAAATGTAGCTCCTACCAATCTGCTGAATACCAAGGTGGATGGTGAACCTATCGTACGAGAGAGTGCTGCTGTATCCAGAACTAGTCTGATGAAAGATGAAGCAGACATTACATGTAGAAAAAGCTCCGCAGATTTGCCTTTTGAAGAGGCTGGGAAAAAGGCAGACCTAGTTTTGAATAGTACAGAGATTGGTTCTCCCAAAGCTGCAGTAATAGCTGGCCAGAAAAATAATTATACCCAATCGAATGAGCTAGGAGATTCTACCGGAGAAAAAGAAAGTTTGACAGATAGAGGAGCTGCAGGGACAAAAGGGTTAGAGCCTTCTCGTGCTAACAAGTTAGAAGTAGATGTAGATACTGAAAGAGGTCTTTATAGAGTGGACAAACTGGACTCAGATGAAAACTCTGTGCAGAAGGCTTCAAGAGTAGAGGGGTTGCTTAATCATACAGTTGGTGAACTGATGATTGAGGATGAGACGGGTCGATCTACCACCATTACTGGTGAGTGCAGCCCTACGCGTGAACTGCAGATAAATTCGGTTAAAATTGAAAATGAAAACTACAGAAGTACACCTGAGCTTCAAAATGAAGAGAAATATTCTGACACTGAGAATGGCAAGGAAGGTGGTAGTGTTTTAGCTAACAATCCTAGTAGCTCCTTGCACCCTGCAATACCTCAGGCATCTGTAGACGCAAATTCCAGCGTGGTTGGTAATAATGTATTGTCAGGAACTGACGTTGAAGCATTAAAACATCAGCCTAGCTCAGATGGAGGCTCAAAGGTCTTAGATAATGTGAAGGAAGACTCTATTCTTGAGGAGGCACGAATTATACAG TTAAAGAGAAGAAGAATTGCCGAGTTATCTTGTGGTACTGCACCACTGGAGGTTCGTGAGAAATGTCAATGGGATTTTGTCCTCGAAGAAATGGCATGGCTGGCAAATGATTTTGCGCAG GAGCGTCTTTGGAAGATGACTGCTGCTGCACAAATTTGCCATCGACTTGCTTTGACTTCTCAGTTGAGATTGGAGAAACAAATTCAGTACAGAAAGCTGAAAAATATAGCTTCAATCCTATCTAATGCTGTCTTGGAATTCTGGAGCTCTGTGGAGGTTCCTAGGGAGCTGGAGGAGACAAACTTGAGAAATAATAAG GAGACGAGCCAAGAATCTAATTGTGATAGTGGCAGAAAATGTTTTGCTGCGGGTGTCAGGGAGTATGCAAGTAGATTCTTGAAGTATAACAACTCTTCTGTTCCCTATCATTCAGCTGCACCATCGACACCCGACCACGTGTGTGGCCCAGAAATATTGGATGTATCTCTTGCTGATCATCAGCTAACAGAA GAAAGCCTATTTTATTCAGTTCCATCGGGTGCAATGAAGGTGTACCAAATATCTATTGAGACCCATCTCGCACGCTGTGAG TATGGAAACAGCATGAAGGAGGAGGTTGATACATCAGGCTATGATGCTGCTGGAG ATATAGAATACGATGTCACAGCGTTTGATGAGGATGAAGGAGAAACGAGTGCCTATTATCTTCCTAGAGCTTTCGAGTGCAGCAAATCATTTAATTTGAGCCACAAAAAAAGGAAGAATTTGATGAAGTCACATTCTGCCCGGTCTTATGATCTTGGAGCTGATTATGTAAACTACACAGGTGGGTCTAACTCATCCAATTTGATGGCGAAAAGGCCTGGTAGTAATATAAATGCCGGCTCAGTTCCGACGCGCGTGCGCACTGCTTCCAGGCCGAGGATTGTGGGTTCATTTGGATATGCTACTGCTGGGAGCTTACCAGTGCCGTCAAAGACAGATGCATCTAGTGGGGATACTGGTTTTTTTCAGGATGAGCAAAGTAGTTTGCCTGGTGGATCAGCATTTCAAAAAGGCACAGAGGTTGAATCAAGTGGTACCTTTGAGAAGCAGCTACCTTATGACATGGCTGAAACGTCAGGAAAACCTAAAAAGAAGAAGAAGATTCATCTG GGGTCTGCTTATGACCAAACCTGGCATCTCGATTCATCAGTCCATGCTGAACAGGTGATTTCATTG AAGGACCACTGGAAGAAGCGACCAGAGAATCATTTCGATACGAATG GTCTGTACGGTCATCATGCAAAGAAGCAAAAGACCACCACGCAATTGGTTGAGAACAATTTTGATGGGGCCATGGGTCTCACTGGATCAATTCCTTCTCCGGCAGCTTCCCAGATGAGCAATATGTCCAACTCCAACAAATGTATCAAATTTATTGGAAGTCGTGATAGGGCCAGAAAAATAAAAGGCCTCAAG ATTTCTTCCAGCCAGCATGGCTCTGGAACTACTTGGTCACTATTTGAGGATCAG GCGCTTGTTGTCTTGGTGCATGACATGGGCCCTAACTGGGAGCTCATCAGTGATGCAATGAATAGCGCTCTCAAAATTAAG TGTATATATCGTAATCCGATTGAGTGCAAGGAGCGGCATAAGATTCTGATGGACAAGACTGCGAGTGATGGGGCTGATAGTGCTGAAGATTCGGGGACTTCACAGTCTTATCCATCCACTTTGCCTGGCATCCCGAAG GGAAGTGCAAGACAGTTGTTTCAGCGACTGCAAGGGCCAATGGAGGAAGATACCCTAAAATCCCATTTTGAGAAGATTTGTTTAATTGGGAAGAAGTTACACTGTAGAAAGACACAG AATGATGGTCGGGATTCAAAGCAGATAGTACCAGTTCACAATTCACAAGTCATGGCTCTTTCTCAAGTATTCCCGAATAATCTGAATGGAGGTGTTCTAAC GCCCCTTGATCTCTGTGATGCGTCAACTTCAGGTCAAGATTTATTTTCACTTGAAAGGCCAGGTTCACATCCGGGTCTTCCAATGTTGAATCAAGGGACGCCAGTGCTCCCTTCTTCTGGAGCCACTCCATCCACTTCTGGATCATCTGGTGTGGTTCCGGGTAACAATTTACCAACCATACCTGGTCTACACAGTGCTTCTCCAAG GGATGGTAGATTCAACGTTCCTGGAGGATCTTTGCCACTTGATGAACAACACAGACTCCAACGGTTTAATCAGATGTCATCGGGTAAAAACCTGCAGCAGAATTCTATATCAACTCATGGAGCTGTCTCCGGATCCGGACATTGCGTGGTTCCTGGTGTAAACACCATGGGTGTAAGTGGAACGAACAGGGGCACACCCATGTCGAGGTCTGGCTTTCAAGGGATTGGCTCACCAGCAATGCCAAATACTGTTAGCATGATGTCCTCTGGTATGGTGGGAATTTCAAACACTGGTAATATTAACTCTGGAAGAGGAGCTTCTCCAAGAAACTCCATGGTCAGGCCGCCTCGTGAAGCCGTTCAGCATATGATGCGG GCTGCTCAAGGGAACAGTCAGCGGATCCCAGCTTTCGGTAGTTTGAGTTCTGGATTTACCAACAACCAGACAACTTCTGTTCAGTCGTACCCAGGCCATGTTTCCCAGCAGCATCAGATGCCACAGCAGTCGCATGTTCTTGGCAACTCGCATAATCCTCAGCTCCAAAGCCCAAGCCTAAGTCATGCCACTGGGGCACAGCAAGACGGATTTGCTCTCCGTCAAAGGCAAATGCACCAGAGGTATATGCAACAGCAACAGCAACAGCAGCTTGCAGCATCTAATACTACTGTGCCACATGGACAACAACAACCTCAGGGAACTTCTATTTCTCCTCCTCCACAAAAAAGTCCTCAGACTCAACCACCTGTTTCGCCTCAGCCATTACCAATCCCTCCAGTGTCTACCTCTCCTAATAGTGCTATGGCCCAACAGAACCCTCAAAAATCTCAGTTGCCGCTTCATGGTCTTGGTAGGAATCCTCAGTCTGGTGCTCTTGGAATGAACAACCAATCTGGAAAACAACGGCAGCGGCAACACCACCAGCAATCTGGAAGACAACATCCACACCAGCGACAGCCAACGCAAGGTCAACAGCCGAGTAAACAATCAAAGGGGATGGGTAGAGGAAACATGATCCATCAGAACATCACTGTTGATCAGTCACACCTGAATGGTTTCACCATGCCCCCATCAAGTCAGGGTACCGAAAAAGGAGAGGCAGTGGTTCCAGTTAGGTCTGATCAGCAACTGCCAAAAGCATTTCCTGGAGCTACATCTCCGTCCCAACAACAACAACAAGTACAGTTACCTTCAGACGATTGCATTCAAGGCCAGAGCTCACCTGCGGTCTCTTGTCCGTCAATTTCACCGGCAGTTGCACCTTCCAACCATCAGCATTTATTGCTACACCAAAAGCAGCGCCAGGTGCAGCCAACAGCTCAGCGAATTGTTCATCAGAATCATCTAGGGAACTCTGATTTATCAAGGAAGTCCCAAGCTGAGTTTGTGCCACGTGTTCCGCAGTCTGTCACCAATACCACTAGTAGTATGAGTACGAGCAAGGGTATGCCTGAAGTGAGTGATGATTCGAAAAAAGTTAAAGCAGTTGGTTCTACTGCTGTGCCTTCTCCAAATGCATTGGAACCTCCATCAAATGCCGCCTCTGTGCAAAGCGCTGCTCCTAAAGTAGTAAACAGTTCTAATACAGATTTAGCTTGTAGTAAGAAGCATTTGCCTGCTGGCGTACCTTGTCAGGAGCTCAAGGGCGTAATACAGAGACAGCCATCCCTACCTTCAGTAGAACAGAGACGAC
- the LOC106334671 gene encoding chromatin modification-related protein EAF1 A-like isoform X4 yields the protein MHGSVSGYVLVNAEVDSMGGVIDSGGGGIGLKTSPTAIEKAQAELRQEYDVREERRRELEFLEKGGNPLDFKFGVATSLSFQSTSLTDQQAEHFLNSEVKDSFAMTASPHGDSAESSGRPAVPTVSEPNTADNLLLFDSGNKSVEGEHSSKYPNRQNRTSESERSSKANTNQDTKETEDSAIFRPYARRNRTKINRDPARSSSMDLIQNRGGLATSLSARRGSVDGKGCIPDAANQKDKQTTSVSCPVFGNSNGTIVPTNVAPTNLLNTKVDGEPIVRESAAVSRTSLMKDEADITCRKSSADLPFEEAGKKADLVLNSTEIGSPKAAVIAGQKNNYTQSNELGDSTGEKESLTDRGAAGTKGLEPSRANKLEVDVDTERGLYRVDKLDSDENSVQKASRVEGLLNHTVGELMIEDETGRSTTITGECSPTRELQINSVKIENENYRSTPELQNEEKYSDTENGKEGGSVLANNPSSSLHPAIPQASVDANSSVVGNNVLSGTDVEALKHQPSSDGGSKVLDNVKEDSILEEARIIQLKRRRIAELSCGTAPLEVREKCQWDFVLEEMAWLANDFAQERLWKMTAAAQICHRLALTSQLRLEKQIQYRKLKNIASILSNAVLEFWSSVEVPRELEETNLRNNKETSQESNCDSGRKCFAAGVREYASRFLKYNNSSVPYHSAAPSTPDHVCGPEILDVSLADHQLTEESLFYSVPSGAMKVYQISIETHLARCEYGNSMKEEVDTSGYDAAGDIEYDVTAFDEDEGETSAYYLPRAFECSKSFNLSHKKRKNLMKSHSARSYDLGADYVNYTGGSNSSNLMAKRPGSNINAGSVPTRVRTASRPRIVGSFGYATAGSLPVPSKTDASSGDTGFFQDEQSSLPGGSAFQKGTEVESSGTFEKQLPYDMAETSGKPKKKKKIHLGSAYDQTWHLDSSVHAEQKDHWKKRPENHFDTNGLYGHHAKKQKTTTQLVENNFDGAMGLTGSIPSPAASQMSNMSNSNKCIKFIGSRDRARKIKGLKISSSQHGSGTTWSLFEDQALVVLVHDMGPNWELISDAMNSALKIKCIYRNPIECKERHKILMDKTASDGADSAEDSGTSQSYPSTLPGIPKGSARQLFQRLQGPMEEDTLKSHFEKICLIGKKLHCRKTQNDGRDSKQIVPVHNSQVMALSQVFPNNLNGGVLTPLDLCDASTSGQDLFSLERPGSHPGLPMLNQGTPVLPSSGATPSTSGSSGVVPGNNLPTIPGLHSASPRDGRFNVPGGSLPLDEQHRLQRFNQMSSGKNLQQNSISTHGAVSGSGHCVVPGVNTMGVSGTNRGTPMSRSGFQGIGSPAMPNTVSMMSSGMVGISNTGNINSGRGASPRNSMVRPPREAVQHMMRAAQGNSQRIPAFGSLSSGFTNNQTTSVQSYPGHVSQQHQMPQQSHVLGNSHNPQLQSPSLSHATGAQQDGFALRQRQMHQRYMQQQQQQQLAASNTTVPHGQQQPQGTSISPPPQKSPQTQPPVSPQPLPIPPVSTSPNSAMAQQNPQKSQLPLHGLGRNPQSGALGMNNQSGKQRQRQHHQQSGRQHPHQRQPTQGQQPSKQSKGMGRGNMIHQNITVDQSHLNGFTMPPSSQGTEKGEAVVPVRSDQQLPKAFPGATSPSQQQQQVQLPSDDCIQGQSSPAVSCPSISPAVAPSNHQHLLLHQKQRQVQPTAQRIVHQNHLGNSDLSRKSQAEFVPRVPQSVTNTTSSMSTSKGMPEVSDDSKKVKAVGSTAVPSPNALEPPSNAASVQSAAPKVVNSSNTDLACSKKHLPAGVPCQELKGVIQRQPSLPSVEQRRPKLPEQLTVQNQKHVASDHQPPQLEEAQKLPSPKPPETKVE from the exons ATGCATGGAAGCGTTTCGGGGTATGTTCTAGTAAATGCTGAGGTTGATTCCATGGGAGGAGTTATCGATAGTGGAGGTGGTGGTATTGGTCTCAAAACGTCTCCCACTGCTATTGAGAAGGCTCAAGCGGAGTTAAG GCAAGAGTATGATGTCCGGGAGGAAAGAAGGAGAGAGTTGGAGTTTCTCGAGAAA GGAGGTAATCCCTTGGATTTCAAGTTTGGTGTTGCAACTTCACTTAGCTTCCAGTCTACATCACTCACAGATCAGCAAGCAGAGCATTTTCTAAACAG TGAAGTCAAGGATAGTTTTGCTATGACTGCCTCACCACATGGAGACTCCGCGGAGAGTAGTGGTAGACCCGCAGTTCCTACAGTTTCTGAACCCAATACAGCGGATAATCTTTTACTGTTTGATTCTGGAAACAAGTCAGTTGAGGGAGAACACAGTTCGAAATATCCTAATAGGCAAAACAGGACGTCAGAGTCAGAACGGTCTTCCAAAGCGAACACCAACCAGGATACCAAAGAAACAGAGGATTCTGCCATCTTTCGACCGTATGCTCGTAGGAACAGAACAAAGATAAATCGGGATCCAGCACGGTCAAGTTCTATGGATTTGATTCAGAACCGTGGTGGTCTTGCAACGTCTCTCTCTGCTCGCAGAGGATCAGTTGACGGAAAGGGTTGTATTCCTGACGCAGCCAATCAAAAGGATAAGCAAACAACCTCTGTGTCTTGTCCAGTATTTGGAAATTCAAATGGTACCATTGTTCCGACAAATGTAGCTCCTACCAATCTGCTGAATACCAAGGTGGATGGTGAACCTATCGTACGAGAGAGTGCTGCTGTATCCAGAACTAGTCTGATGAAAGATGAAGCAGACATTACATGTAGAAAAAGCTCCGCAGATTTGCCTTTTGAAGAGGCTGGGAAAAAGGCAGACCTAGTTTTGAATAGTACAGAGATTGGTTCTCCCAAAGCTGCAGTAATAGCTGGCCAGAAAAATAATTATACCCAATCGAATGAGCTAGGAGATTCTACCGGAGAAAAAGAAAGTTTGACAGATAGAGGAGCTGCAGGGACAAAAGGGTTAGAGCCTTCTCGTGCTAACAAGTTAGAAGTAGATGTAGATACTGAAAGAGGTCTTTATAGAGTGGACAAACTGGACTCAGATGAAAACTCTGTGCAGAAGGCTTCAAGAGTAGAGGGGTTGCTTAATCATACAGTTGGTGAACTGATGATTGAGGATGAGACGGGTCGATCTACCACCATTACTGGTGAGTGCAGCCCTACGCGTGAACTGCAGATAAATTCGGTTAAAATTGAAAATGAAAACTACAGAAGTACACCTGAGCTTCAAAATGAAGAGAAATATTCTGACACTGAGAATGGCAAGGAAGGTGGTAGTGTTTTAGCTAACAATCCTAGTAGCTCCTTGCACCCTGCAATACCTCAGGCATCTGTAGACGCAAATTCCAGCGTGGTTGGTAATAATGTATTGTCAGGAACTGACGTTGAAGCATTAAAACATCAGCCTAGCTCAGATGGAGGCTCAAAGGTCTTAGATAATGTGAAGGAAGACTCTATTCTTGAGGAGGCACGAATTATACAG TTAAAGAGAAGAAGAATTGCCGAGTTATCTTGTGGTACTGCACCACTGGAGGTTCGTGAGAAATGTCAATGGGATTTTGTCCTCGAAGAAATGGCATGGCTGGCAAATGATTTTGCGCAG GAGCGTCTTTGGAAGATGACTGCTGCTGCACAAATTTGCCATCGACTTGCTTTGACTTCTCAGTTGAGATTGGAGAAACAAATTCAGTACAGAAAGCTGAAAAATATAGCTTCAATCCTATCTAATGCTGTCTTGGAATTCTGGAGCTCTGTGGAGGTTCCTAGGGAGCTGGAGGAGACAAACTTGAGAAATAATAAG GAGACGAGCCAAGAATCTAATTGTGATAGTGGCAGAAAATGTTTTGCTGCGGGTGTCAGGGAGTATGCAAGTAGATTCTTGAAGTATAACAACTCTTCTGTTCCCTATCATTCAGCTGCACCATCGACACCCGACCACGTGTGTGGCCCAGAAATATTGGATGTATCTCTTGCTGATCATCAGCTAACAGAA GAAAGCCTATTTTATTCAGTTCCATCGGGTGCAATGAAGGTGTACCAAATATCTATTGAGACCCATCTCGCACGCTGTGAG TATGGAAACAGCATGAAGGAGGAGGTTGATACATCAGGCTATGATGCTGCTGGAG ATATAGAATACGATGTCACAGCGTTTGATGAGGATGAAGGAGAAACGAGTGCCTATTATCTTCCTAGAGCTTTCGAGTGCAGCAAATCATTTAATTTGAGCCACAAAAAAAGGAAGAATTTGATGAAGTCACATTCTGCCCGGTCTTATGATCTTGGAGCTGATTATGTAAACTACACAGGTGGGTCTAACTCATCCAATTTGATGGCGAAAAGGCCTGGTAGTAATATAAATGCCGGCTCAGTTCCGACGCGCGTGCGCACTGCTTCCAGGCCGAGGATTGTGGGTTCATTTGGATATGCTACTGCTGGGAGCTTACCAGTGCCGTCAAAGACAGATGCATCTAGTGGGGATACTGGTTTTTTTCAGGATGAGCAAAGTAGTTTGCCTGGTGGATCAGCATTTCAAAAAGGCACAGAGGTTGAATCAAGTGGTACCTTTGAGAAGCAGCTACCTTATGACATGGCTGAAACGTCAGGAAAACCTAAAAAGAAGAAGAAGATTCATCTG GGGTCTGCTTATGACCAAACCTGGCATCTCGATTCATCAGTCCATGCTGAACAG AAGGACCACTGGAAGAAGCGACCAGAGAATCATTTCGATACGAATG GTCTGTACGGTCATCATGCAAAGAAGCAAAAGACCACCACGCAATTGGTTGAGAACAATTTTGATGGGGCCATGGGTCTCACTGGATCAATTCCTTCTCCGGCAGCTTCCCAGATGAGCAATATGTCCAACTCCAACAAATGTATCAAATTTATTGGAAGTCGTGATAGGGCCAGAAAAATAAAAGGCCTCAAG ATTTCTTCCAGCCAGCATGGCTCTGGAACTACTTGGTCACTATTTGAGGATCAG GCGCTTGTTGTCTTGGTGCATGACATGGGCCCTAACTGGGAGCTCATCAGTGATGCAATGAATAGCGCTCTCAAAATTAAG TGTATATATCGTAATCCGATTGAGTGCAAGGAGCGGCATAAGATTCTGATGGACAAGACTGCGAGTGATGGGGCTGATAGTGCTGAAGATTCGGGGACTTCACAGTCTTATCCATCCACTTTGCCTGGCATCCCGAAG GGAAGTGCAAGACAGTTGTTTCAGCGACTGCAAGGGCCAATGGAGGAAGATACCCTAAAATCCCATTTTGAGAAGATTTGTTTAATTGGGAAGAAGTTACACTGTAGAAAGACACAG AATGATGGTCGGGATTCAAAGCAGATAGTACCAGTTCACAATTCACAAGTCATGGCTCTTTCTCAAGTATTCCCGAATAATCTGAATGGAGGTGTTCTAAC GCCCCTTGATCTCTGTGATGCGTCAACTTCAGGTCAAGATTTATTTTCACTTGAAAGGCCAGGTTCACATCCGGGTCTTCCAATGTTGAATCAAGGGACGCCAGTGCTCCCTTCTTCTGGAGCCACTCCATCCACTTCTGGATCATCTGGTGTGGTTCCGGGTAACAATTTACCAACCATACCTGGTCTACACAGTGCTTCTCCAAG GGATGGTAGATTCAACGTTCCTGGAGGATCTTTGCCACTTGATGAACAACACAGACTCCAACGGTTTAATCAGATGTCATCGGGTAAAAACCTGCAGCAGAATTCTATATCAACTCATGGAGCTGTCTCCGGATCCGGACATTGCGTGGTTCCTGGTGTAAACACCATGGGTGTAAGTGGAACGAACAGGGGCACACCCATGTCGAGGTCTGGCTTTCAAGGGATTGGCTCACCAGCAATGCCAAATACTGTTAGCATGATGTCCTCTGGTATGGTGGGAATTTCAAACACTGGTAATATTAACTCTGGAAGAGGAGCTTCTCCAAGAAACTCCATGGTCAGGCCGCCTCGTGAAGCCGTTCAGCATATGATGCGG GCTGCTCAAGGGAACAGTCAGCGGATCCCAGCTTTCGGTAGTTTGAGTTCTGGATTTACCAACAACCAGACAACTTCTGTTCAGTCGTACCCAGGCCATGTTTCCCAGCAGCATCAGATGCCACAGCAGTCGCATGTTCTTGGCAACTCGCATAATCCTCAGCTCCAAAGCCCAAGCCTAAGTCATGCCACTGGGGCACAGCAAGACGGATTTGCTCTCCGTCAAAGGCAAATGCACCAGAGGTATATGCAACAGCAACAGCAACAGCAGCTTGCAGCATCTAATACTACTGTGCCACATGGACAACAACAACCTCAGGGAACTTCTATTTCTCCTCCTCCACAAAAAAGTCCTCAGACTCAACCACCTGTTTCGCCTCAGCCATTACCAATCCCTCCAGTGTCTACCTCTCCTAATAGTGCTATGGCCCAACAGAACCCTCAAAAATCTCAGTTGCCGCTTCATGGTCTTGGTAGGAATCCTCAGTCTGGTGCTCTTGGAATGAACAACCAATCTGGAAAACAACGGCAGCGGCAACACCACCAGCAATCTGGAAGACAACATCCACACCAGCGACAGCCAACGCAAGGTCAACAGCCGAGTAAACAATCAAAGGGGATGGGTAGAGGAAACATGATCCATCAGAACATCACTGTTGATCAGTCACACCTGAATGGTTTCACCATGCCCCCATCAAGTCAGGGTACCGAAAAAGGAGAGGCAGTGGTTCCAGTTAGGTCTGATCAGCAACTGCCAAAAGCATTTCCTGGAGCTACATCTCCGTCCCAACAACAACAACAAGTACAGTTACCTTCAGACGATTGCATTCAAGGCCAGAGCTCACCTGCGGTCTCTTGTCCGTCAATTTCACCGGCAGTTGCACCTTCCAACCATCAGCATTTATTGCTACACCAAAAGCAGCGCCAGGTGCAGCCAACAGCTCAGCGAATTGTTCATCAGAATCATCTAGGGAACTCTGATTTATCAAGGAAGTCCCAAGCTGAGTTTGTGCCACGTGTTCCGCAGTCTGTCACCAATACCACTAGTAGTATGAGTACGAGCAAGGGTATGCCTGAAGTGAGTGATGATTCGAAAAAAGTTAAAGCAGTTGGTTCTACTGCTGTGCCTTCTCCAAATGCATTGGAACCTCCATCAAATGCCGCCTCTGTGCAAAGCGCTGCTCCTAAAGTAGTAAACAGTTCTAATACAGATTTAGCTTGTAGTAAGAAGCATTTGCCTGCTGGCGTACCTTGTCAGGAGCTCAAGGGCGTAATACAGAGACAGCCATCCCTACCTTCAGTAGAACAGAGACGAC